From a region of the Trichocoleus desertorum ATA4-8-CV12 genome:
- a CDS encoding WGxxGxxG-CTERM domain-containing protein, translating to MKRTTLSKLVGAGVLAASLAVVPLSLPSHAQTDGNPNNNPTIDTTPFQETKNDNNNLGWLGLIGLLGLANLFRKPKENVRHQEPDVVSRTGYRE from the coding sequence ATGAAACGGACGACTCTATCTAAGTTGGTTGGTGCTGGCGTTCTGGCTGCTAGCCTTGCGGTTGTCCCCTTGAGTCTCCCTAGCCATGCCCAAACTGATGGCAACCCCAACAATAACCCCACGATTGACACAACCCCCTTTCAGGAAACCAAGAACGACAACAATAACTTGGGTTGGCTTGGCCTGATCGGTCTTTTAGGGTTAGCTAATCTCTTCCGGAAGCCCAAGGAAAACGTTCGCCACCAAGAGCCTGATGTTGTCAGCCGCACTGGTTACAGAGAGTAA
- a CDS encoding WGxxGxxG-CTERM domain-containing protein → MKAAALSKFIGAGVLSLSLATLPLTVPASAQTEAGTTGTTGTDTTATYNNTNTAAEGDRDFDWGWLGLLGLIGLAGLTKKSHEEPTRYREPEEVSRTGNRY, encoded by the coding sequence ATGAAAGCTGCTGCTCTATCTAAGTTTATCGGTGCTGGTGTGCTTAGCCTTAGCCTAGCCACTCTCCCTTTGACCGTGCCTGCTTCTGCTCAAACCGAGGCTGGTACTACAGGTACAACAGGTACAGATACTACTGCTACTTATAACAACACAAACACCGCTGCTGAAGGCGATCGCGACTTTGACTGGGGTTGGTTGGGTCTACTCGGTCTGATTGGTTTGGCTGGTTTAACCAAGAAGAGCCATGAAGAGCCCACTCGCTATCGTGAACCCGAAGAAGTGAGTCGCACTGGGAATCGCTACTAA
- the glpK gene encoding glycerol kinase GlpK, with product MSNPSANYILALDLGTTGNRAFLFNHDGKIVGQAYKELTQYYPQPGWLEHDPQQIWQDTCWVMQSVVQQAGIAATEIAAIGLTVQRETCLLWDKTTGQPLHPAIVWQDRRTAPFCNQLQEQGYAAEIYDRTGLVIDAYFSATKIRWLLDHLPPEVDLNQVLAGTIDTWVLWNLTGGRVHATDDSNASRTMLFNLRSRQWDSKLLDIFGIPAYLLPQVQPSLGTFGVTDPKLLGTEIPVTAILGDQQAALFGHGCDRAGLIKCTYGTGCFLVAHTGTEIMRSPGQLVSTVAWTRSGDNGTSEVGYALEGSMFTSGACIQWLRDGLKLIQTAAETEAIATQVADNGGVYFVPAFSGLGAPHWDMSARGAFLGITGGVQREHLVRSVLEAIAYQVKEVVQAVDACSSAKVQRLKVDGGACDNNFLMQFQADVLGIPVERPVVRDVTVQGVAFAAGLASGFWQDYAALVHNRQHDRVFEPRTATAALENFVTWQKALSRAKNWAE from the coding sequence ATGAGCAATCCATCCGCAAATTACATTCTGGCGTTAGACCTGGGTACCACAGGCAATCGCGCCTTTTTGTTTAACCACGATGGCAAAATTGTGGGGCAAGCTTACAAAGAACTGACCCAGTACTACCCACAACCTGGATGGCTAGAGCATGATCCGCAGCAGATTTGGCAAGATACCTGCTGGGTGATGCAAAGCGTCGTTCAGCAAGCAGGCATTGCTGCAACTGAAATTGCCGCGATCGGTCTCACCGTCCAGCGAGAGACTTGTTTGCTGTGGGATAAAACTACTGGGCAACCTTTGCATCCAGCGATCGTGTGGCAAGACCGCCGGACTGCGCCCTTCTGCAACCAATTACAGGAGCAGGGGTACGCCGCCGAAATTTACGATCGCACAGGTTTAGTCATAGATGCATACTTCTCCGCCACAAAAATCAGGTGGCTGTTAGATCATTTGCCGCCAGAGGTTGATCTCAATCAGGTCTTGGCTGGAACGATTGACACTTGGGTGCTATGGAACCTGACAGGAGGGCGTGTCCATGCTACCGATGACAGTAATGCCAGCCGCACGATGCTGTTTAACCTGCGATCGCGGCAATGGGACTCTAAGCTCCTCGATATCTTTGGCATTCCTGCTTATCTCTTACCCCAAGTGCAACCTAGCTTGGGTACGTTTGGGGTCACTGATCCCAAATTACTCGGAACCGAAATTCCAGTCACCGCCATCCTAGGCGATCAACAAGCAGCTTTGTTCGGCCACGGTTGCGATCGCGCGGGTTTAATCAAGTGCACTTACGGCACAGGTTGCTTTCTGGTCGCTCATACAGGAACCGAGATCATGCGATCGCCAGGGCAATTGGTTTCGACGGTAGCCTGGACTCGTTCTGGCGACAATGGCACATCGGAAGTTGGGTATGCGCTCGAAGGCAGCATGTTTACTAGTGGAGCCTGCATTCAGTGGCTACGAGATGGACTGAAGCTGATTCAAACTGCGGCTGAAACAGAAGCCATAGCCACCCAAGTCGCGGATAATGGCGGCGTTTACTTTGTGCCTGCTTTTAGCGGTTTAGGGGCACCGCACTGGGATATGAGCGCCCGTGGGGCTTTCCTGGGTATCACTGGGGGAGTGCAACGAGAGCATTTAGTGCGTTCAGTCTTAGAGGCGATCGCCTACCAAGTCAAAGAAGTAGTGCAGGCAGTTGATGCTTGTAGCAGTGCCAAGGTGCAGCGGCTCAAAGTGGATGGGGGAGCCTGCGACAACAATTTCTTAATGCAGTTTCAAGCCGATGTGTTGGGGATTCCAGTGGAGCGGCCCGTCGTCCGAGATGTGACGGTGCAAGGTGTAGCCTTTGCGGCAGGTTTAGCCTCTGGTTTTTGGCAAGACTACGCGGCCCTCGTCCACAACCGCCAACACGACCGCGTATTTGAACCCAGAACAGCCACAGCAGCGCTAGAAAACTTTGTCACTTGGCAAAAAGCCTTATCCAGAGCCAAAAATTGGGCCGAGTAG